The Natribaculum luteum genome contains the following window.
ACTGCGGCGGCGAACGAACGTTCTACCGTGCCGCGAGCACGACGCTTCACCTCGGCGAGAAGGTGAAGTGGCACTGCCCCGACTGCGACTACGGGTTCGTCCAGATCGACGGGATCGACTCGAGTGCGAGCGCCTGATCCGGCTCGCACGTCGTCGCGTCTGTTTCTCCGATCGACGTCGTCGTTTGAGGGATACTGCCGGCTCCGTCTCGAGCGGCTTCCGTTCACTGTTTACCGGAGCGGAGGGGATTGCGTCGATCCTCGCCGAACGTCGTCGAAGCGTCGTTCGCTCACAGATACGGCCGGAGAAGGTCTCCGTCGTGCAGGTCCTCTGGAAGGGTCTCGAACCACCGTGCCGCCGATATTTCGTCGTCGGTCACCCCCAGCTGTGAGGAGTCGGGTATTTCTCCCTCCGCCGAGGCCGAGTAGATCACGTATCGTGCCGAAAACTGTTCGTTTCCGTCGCGTTCGGAGACGTAGGTCTGGTCGAGGACGACGAGCGGGGACTCGATAGCGGCGTCCAGTCCCGTTTCTTCACGAACTTCCCGTCGAGCGGCGTCGGATGGACGTTCGTCCGGTTCGACCCCACCGCCGGGTAAGAACCACCCGTTCGTCCAGCTGTTCTCGACGAGCGCGATGCGGCCGCTGGCATCTCGCACTCGAGCCGCCGCCGCAAGTCCCGTCCCGTCAGTCGCCCACTCCCGAAGGGACTCGAGTTTCGATACCGGAAGTCGAAGCGTTTGCTGTACGCGTGGGGTTTCGGGAGCGATCCGGTGGGGGTGGGACATCGATCTCGTGCTACGAGGACCGATCCTAAATATTCTCTTCCGTACAGGGTAGCGTCGAGTCGCACACTCTCCCAGCCGTGAGATGCTGCTCGAGTCGCCGATCGACCGATTGCCGGGGTATGCCCGACTTGGGTCTCAGTCGATAAACCGCATACCGAGATACGCAGTTTGGGAGCTGCCGCGCGAAACCGACCTCCGACGCCGACCGCTCACTCCTCCTCGAGTGCCTGCCAGGACAGCCGGGGGTTGCGCGCGGCGCTGGTCTGGTCGATCCGGCGGGCAGAGGACCGTTCCGGCGCGGTCTCGAGCGTCTCGTCGTCCTCGCCTGCGACGGCGTTGAACGCCGCGGCGAGCTGGTCGAGCGTCTCTTTGCTCTCGACTTCCGTGGGTTCGGTCATCAGCGCCTCGGGGACGATCTCGGGCCACTTCGTCGTCGGCGGGTGGACGCCGTAGTCGAGCATCCGTTTGGCGACGTCGGCGGCGTCCTGGTCGCCGGCGCTGGCGACGAACTCGTGGTGGAACGGCTCGTATGGCACGTCGTACTCGATCTGGCTCGCGAGGTAGTTCGCGTTGAGGACGGCCTTCGCGCTGGCGTCGGTCAGCCCCTCGTCACCGAGGCGAGCGATGTAGGCGAACGTCTTCACGAGGACGAGCCAGTTGCCCTGGAAGCCGTGGACGTGGCCGATGGTGTGCTCGGGTTCGAACAGTTCGTACTCGGTCGCCGTCTTCCGGACGCGCGGTGCGGGGAGAAACGGCGCGAGGTCGTCGACGACGCCGACCGGCCCCGCTCCGGGTCCGCCGCCGCCGTGGGGCGTCGCGAACGTCTTGTGGACGTTGTAGTGCATCACGTCGAAGCCCATGTCGCCGGGGCGGGCCCGCCCGAGCAGGGCGTTCAGGTTCGCCCCGTCGTAGTAGAGCAGGCCGCCGACGTCGTGGACCATCTCGGCGATCTCGACGATGTCGCGCTCGAACAGCCCCAGCGTGTTGGGGTTGGTTAGCATGAGTGCCGCCGTATTTTCGGAGAGGGCGGCCTCGAGCGCCTCGAGGTCGACCCGACCGCCCTCGTCGCTGGGCAACGAGATGACGTCGTAGCCGGCCAGGGCGGCCGTCGCGAAGTTCGTCCCGTGGGCGCTCTCGGGAACGATCACCTCGTTTCGGTGGTCCTCCCCGTTGTGTTCGTGATAGGCCGCCGCGACACGGATCCCGGTGAACTCGCCCGCGGCACCGGCGGGCGGCTGAAGCGTCACGGCGTCCATCCCGCCGATTCGGCCGAGGTAGTCCTGCAGCCGGTAGCAGAGCTCGAGGGTGCCCTGGAGCGATCGTTCGGAGCGGTCGGGGTGGACCGCCCCTGACGGCAGGGCCGCGACGTCCTCGGTGAACTTCGGGTTGTACTTCATCGTACACGACCCGAGCGGATACGGCCCGCTGTCGATTCCGTAGGTCATCTGGGAGAGCCGGGTGTAGTGGCGAGCGAGCTCTGGCTCCGAGAGTTCGGGTAACTCGAGGGAGTCGCGCGTGAGATCGTCGGGAAGCGGCGAGTCGTCTTCGTCGATCTGGACGCGGGTCCGGTCTTTCTCCGACAGGAGCGGTTCGTACTGCCCGTCGTCCGTCCAGCGCGCCTGGTCGTATCGCGTTCGATCGCCCGTCATCGTGCCACCTCCGTCAGGTCCTCGACGAACGCATCGACCGTCGCGTCGGAGACGCCGGTGACGCAGAGTTGAATCTCGTGGTCGCCGACGACGTGAACCGCGTAGCCCAGGTTCTCGAGGTCGTCCGCGATCGCCCGGGCTGGCTGGTCGACGTGTGCGACGAACTCCCGGAAGTGTCGGCGGTCGTGGACCGGCGCGGTGACGCCGACGATGTCGTCGACGCGTGCCGCCAGCTCCTCGGCTCTCGTCACCCCACGTTTCGCGAGGTCGACGAGTCCCGACGGACCTAGCGCCGCGGCGTGCATCGCCGACCGGAGGGCGACCCACGCCTGGTTCGTACAGATGTTACTCGTGGCTCGCTCGCGGCGAATGTGCTGTTCGCGGGTCTGGAGCGTCAGCGTGTAGGCCCGGCGGTCGGTCGCGTCTTCACTCGCGCCGACGAGTCGGCCGGGAACCTGCCTGAGGTACTGCTCGCGGGTAGCGAACAGTCCGAGCCCCATCCCGTAGCTCGTCGGCAGTCCGAGGACGCTGGCGTCGCCGACGACGACGTCCGCGCCGACGTCTGCGGGCCGCTGGAGCAGCGACAGCGCCACCGGGTCCGAGCCGAGGACGAACAGCGCGTTCGCGTCGGTCGCGAGTTTGCCGATCGCCGCGAGGTTCTCCTCGATCGCGCCGCGGACGGTCGGGTTCTCCGCGTAGACCATCACGACGTCCTCGTCGATTTCCCCGGCGAGGGCGTCGACGTCGGCGGTGGCGTCGTCGGTCGGGTACGTCTCGACCGAGAGGTCCGTGCCGGCGACGTAGTTCTCGAGCGTGCTCCGTCGCCCCTCGAGCAGGAGGTCGGGAACGAGCACCCGGTGGCCGTCCGTGTCGCGAACCCTATCTGCGAGCGTCGCCGCCTCGCCGAGGGCGGTTGCCGCGTCGTACATCGAGCAGTTTGCGACCTCGAGGCCGGTCAGTTCGACCAGCAGCGACTGATACTCGAAAAGCGCCTGCAGGAAGCCCTGCGAGGCCTCCGGCTGGTACTGGGTGTAGGAGGTGAGAAACTCGGCGCGATCAGAGAGGTGATCGACCAGCGACGGTACGTAGTAGCCGTAGTGGCCGCGTCCGAGCAGTTCGGTCAGGTCCTCGTTCTTCTCGAGGATTCCCTCGACCAGCTCGCGCGTCTCTGCTTCGGTTCTGGCGTCGATACCGAACTCGCCGTCGAACCGTACGTCCCCCGGGATGTCGAAGAGGTCGTCGACCGAGTCGACGTCGACCGCCTCGAGCATCGCCGCGGTGTCGTCGTCCGTGTGGGGTGCGTATGGACTCCCCGTCGTGTGTGATCCGTGCATAGTTAGCAGTGGTCTCGGTCGAGTGATCCGTTCGATCCTCGCCCACGCCGATCGCTGCGTTCGATCCGAGACACGATACTCACATCTAGTGGACAGGGGATAATGAACGCACTCGTTTCGGCCATCCACGGCCAGCGGGTCGTTCGAGGGCGACTACGAGTCTGACCCGGCGGCACCCGCGTCGGTCGATGGTTCGGTTCTGGCGGCCGCGTCCGCGACACTCGAGTCAGTCCCGGCTCCCCGTTCGGTGCGCTCTCGAGCGAAGAGGTCGAGCGTGATCTTCGCGCTGCCGACGACGACGGGGCCGACGAACAGCCCCACGGCACCGAACGCGATGAGGCCGCCGAAGATGCCGACGACGACGATCGCGGAGTTGAAGGCGCTCGTCTGGCCGATGAGCGCGGGACGAAGGTAGGTGTCCGAAACGGTGACGAGCAGGCCGTAGGCGACGAGCGCCACCGCAGCGACGGGGCGGCTGACCGCGACCAGGTAGATCGATGCGGGGAGCCAGACGCCGAACGCGCCGACGAGCGGGAGGAGGGTGAGTACGAAGGTCAGGACGGTGAGCAACACAACGGCGGGGATGCCAAGGACGAACAGTCCGGCACCGAGCATGCCCGCCTGGATGGCCGCGACGACAACGTTGCTGACGACCGACGCCTGCATGAGCCGGTCCAGTCTCGCGAACAGTTCCTGCTGGACCTCGTCGTCGATCGGCATCACGTGGTACAGCCACTCGAGGAGTCGGTCGGCGTCCCGTAACAGTGCGAAGCAGACGAATAGCGTGATGGTCAACCCGATCGCGATCCCCGGCAATCCACCGACGACGTCGATCACACCTCTCGCGACTCGCTCGACGCCGGTCGTGATCGAACCCTGATACGACTCGTACATGGCTGTGAGATCGACTGCGTAGCCGTTGGCCGCAAGCTCCCGTTCGACCATCTCGAGATCGAGGTTCCCCTCCTGGACGGCGCTTACGAGCTGGGTCGACTGCTGGAGTGCAACTCTGAGAACGTAGACGAGTGGGGCGAGGATGACGAGCACTGCAGCGACGACGAGGGCGAACGCCGCGATCGTCGACCGGACGTACTCCTCGAGTCGTCGCTGTGCGGGCAGCAGGATATACGCGAGGACGCCACCGAAGAGGACGTACTGCAGGTACGGCAAGGCGACGAAGAGCGCGAGAGCGGCGCTGAGCAAGGCGAGAGCCGTCAGGGCTGGCTGCTCGACGACCCATCTCGGCGGTTCGGGGGAATCTGTCACGGCCCTAGCTGCGACGGCTCGACGGATTAGTCTACGGCTTTAACGGACGGGGAGAACCAGAAGGAGAGAGAGAAGATCGACGATCGCTCGAGTAAGGCGTCGAAGCCGGATCGTCAGTCGACGTAGCGGTACTTTCGCTCGCCCATCCGGCCCCAGCCGTCGAAGACGAACTCGCCGTCGGGTGCCGTGCGCGGTTCGATGTCGACGTCCATCTCGTGGTTGTGCGCGTCGTGGATCTCCTCGTAGTCCTCCCACGTGAGTTCGTACCGGGCCTCGAGCTGTTCGTCGACGTTCAACGAAGCGATCTCGTCCTTCCAGCCGTCCTGGACCGTCTCGGCGTGGATCTCGGCCTGTGCGCCGCTGCCGTAGGAGCCGACGATGAACTGCTCGCCCGTGACGTCTTCACCGTTCTCGAGGGCGTGTTTCAACGCGCTCACGCGGGCGACGTGGACCGAGCCGGTGTACCAGTTGCCGACCTCGCGGGAAATCGTCAGCGTGGGGTCGATGGTCCGTGCGTACCACTCCTGGTACCGATCGGTCCCCTTCAGCGCGTCCATGTACTCCCGGAGGGCGTCGTGGAACCCCTCGTCGTCGTCGAACGCCTCGGCACGGGGCTGGCGACCGATCTCCTCGGCGAGTTCCTCCTCGATTGCCGTGTCACGGGTCATGTGTCGGTAGCCGAGTAGCGCGGCCTTCCGAACCATCCCCGGGAACGGCGTGTGGAACGGGATGAACGCGAAGTCGTCGGGGTGGGTGTCGCCAGCGACGCTCTCGTAATCTTCGAGTGCCTCGCGCATGCGGGCGAGGTAGACCTGCACCGAGCGCTTGCCGTCGACGCTCGGGAACTGCTGGTTGGGTTTGAGAAAGTCCGTCTCGTCGGCCGAGCCGTAGCCCTGCTCGATCGAGAGCTCGACCAGCGACGGATCCTCGGTAATGTACATCGCGATCGCACCTGCACCCTGGGTGGCCTCGCCGGCGTCGCCGCGAGCGTACAGCGCCGTATCGGTCGCGATCACGAGCGCGCCGCGACCGCGGTTTCGTCCCGCGCGGATCCAGTTACACGCGTCGTCCAGACTCTGGGTCCCTGCGATACACGCGAACTTGCGCTCGCCTTTGTTCGCGTGGTGGAAGTCGCCGTCGAACACCTCCTCGAGACAGCCTGCGACGTACGTCGAAACCGGTTTCGAGTTGTCGAAGGCGCTCTCGGTCGCGACGTCGATCCGCCCGACGTCGTCCGGTTCCAGCCCCTTTCGGTCCATCAGCCGATAGGCGGCGTTCGCCGCCATCGTGACGATGTCCTCGTAACTGTCGGGAAACGAACTCGCGTTCAGACCCAGCCCCTTCGTGTACTTCTCCGGATCTTCGCCCTTCTGTGGTGCGAACGTCCCCGGCAAGTCGAGTTTGAGATTTCCGGTCCAGATTTCGACGGCCTCGATTCCGACAGTTGTCATGGTTCGTATATACGAGTCGGCTCATATGATATTGTCGTTCCCTGTTTCGTCGTTCGTCGAACTATGCGGTCGTTGGAAGCAGTGTCGCCCACAAATGGACGACCCGGCCGGAGTCGTATCACAGAATTTCGAGACGACTGCCCTTCAGCCGTGAGGTGAGGTCAATCGAACTCGATTTCCTGTTCGACGACGCGAATCGCGTAATTGTCGCCGGCCCCATCCGCTTTCACACTCACGACTTTGGGCTCGGGTGGATCCTCGACGATGGCATTGCCGATATCCTCCGCGAAGATGTCCTCGAGTTCCTCCGCGTTATCGGCGTGGTGGTATTCTCCGCCGGTGGCGTCAGCCACGTCCTCGAGCAAATCTTCGTCGACGTGGTCTCCGAGACCGACCGTGTAGATGGTGACATTCTTGTCGTTGGCGTCGTTTTGGGCCAGATCCATTGTTTGTTCGTCGAGTTCGTCGGAGTCACAGAACCATCCACAGTCGTTCTCCCCGTCGCTCAGGAGAATCATAGTTCGATCGCGGTCGGGGTCGTCCCCGTCGTCGTACTCGTCGAGCGCCAGTTCCATTCCGGCGGACATATCCGTTCCGCCATCCTCCCGGGCGACAACGCTCTGGTTCACCGACGTCAGGTCGCCACTCAATTCATGAAGCTGGTTCCCGCCCGTATTGAATTCGAACACGCCCGCTTTGTCCCCGTACTCGGAGTTGTCGAGTAATCCGATGAAATCCTTGGTCGCGTCGACGCGGATACCGTCTGGGTCGTTCCAGTCCATCGAGCCGGAGCGGTCGAGGACGAACGTGACGTCGATCGGATCCCTGGTTCCACCTCCGATCTTGAATTCGATATCCTCCTCGATCGGGATGTCGGTCCGAAGCGACTCGTCGAAGTGGACGTCGACGCCGTCTCCGATCTTGTCGTACTTTCCGCCGACGATCGCACCGTACACCTCGGTACCGTCGTCGATCTCGAGGTCGTCGCTACCGGGTGCGTACACGACGCCGCCGAACTCCCCGCCAACCGACCCGCCAGTCGAGTCGGTACCGTAGATCCACAGTGCAGAGGCGCGGTCGTTTGGAACCTCGACGTCCTTGACGTCGATATCCTCGTCGACGTAGAAGTGGGCCTGTCCGTCTCCGGTGACGGTGACGTCCGTGAGATTGAGGTCTCCGTCGACGGCAACATGAACGTCACCGTCCGACGTATTGATCGTCCCTCCATCGAGTTTGTACAGACCGTCCTTGTAGTACATGCCGTTCTTGACCGTCCCTGTTCCGGGCGCGCTTTCGTTCTCGAGATATTCGTGGGCTTGCTCGATCTCGTCATTGATGGGAGCGATCGAGTCGAAGGTCACGTTCCCCTCGTTGACGTGGACGTCACTGGATCCTGGAGTACCGGACGGTTCCTTCTCCACATCTGCAAACGCGAGCGGCGGCGTCACGTTCGCGCCAGGCAACACCTGCAATTCGTCGTTGACGACGAGCCACCCTTCGATGTCGGCTTTCGGCCCGTTCCCATTCCCGTTTCCAGTCCCCTGAAGTTTGACTCTGTCGTCACTGTCGATGAGGAAGAAGTCACTCGTCTTGTTTTTGCTATCCGAACCCTCGTAGGTATCGTATCGACTGTCGTACCTGTCGATGGCTAGTTCTCGGTCGAACTGGGTGTTCCCCGTGGACGCCCCCTCGACGTACAGTCCGCCGTAAATCGTCGGCTCGAGGTCGACGTAGTCGGCGAACGGCCGGTCGGAGCCGAGCGGTGCCTCGACGCGCACGGTTCGATTATCCGGCTCGTGGTAGACGACCTTGTCGTGTCCCTCCGCGTCGAACTCCTCGCGCAGGAAGTCGTACCAGGCCTCGTGAAACGGCGTGTCTTCGACCTCGAGCGTGACGTTCGATGGGTAGCCAAAGTCGTCGTCCTGTATACACGACTGTAGCTCCGCTCCATCGTCGAAACTCGTTCCTCGAGCTATGTTCTCTCCCCCTGAAATCTCGCCACTAACGCTCGGCAGTGTGAGATCGAGCGAGTAGACCGTATTTTCTCCGTCCGTTCGCTCTACGTACCGTATGTCCGGGGACGAGAGCATCGTACTACTGTCGCCGGTTCGTTGCCAGCGCCCTCCAGCCTGATAGCCGATCAGATCCTCACCACCGTCGTACTGAAGCGTTCCTAGCGTCGTGTTTTGCGAACAGCGATCACCGAAACGGTTCGTGACTACGACCGAGAGGTTCCCTCCGTCGCGGATATCGTAGTCCTCTGCGTATCTGGAGTCGATCGCTATCGTGGTTTCTTCCTCCCCGCTGTGAATCATGGTCGACAGTTCCTTGTCGACCACCTGCAACGTCTGGTCCGCTTGCTCTCTCGTAGCCTGACCCTCGAGGGCGTCGATAAGTGACATCCCGGTGAGGGCAACCAGGGTCGCTCCAGCGAAGACCATGACGAACAAGAGTACCAGCCCAACCTGTGGGGAGAAGGCACGATCGTCCGAGAACCGCCCCGATAGTCCATTGGGGGACCGAGCCATATCATTGGATATTCGACTATATATGTATAAAAAACTACTGATGAATATATCTAAACTCGAGTACTAGATCTCGAGTATAAATACCCTTGTGAAATATGTAGTCCAGTAGTAGACTGCTCTACCCGAGGACATTCGATGGGATTCGATCATTGCCTGTCTCTCCCAGCCGGTGCTGATTCGCTGAATTACTGTAATCTCCTCGAGAATCCCGAGTGGGTTCGTCACGCCCATCGAGATGACCGCACGGCGAACCCGACTCGAAGGTCGTGGTCTACGTTTTGGCCTCGTTCAGCACGACTCCTGTTGTTCTTGGATATCCCTGTCGACGCTTGCGTCTTTGAGCTCGACGCTACCGATGCTCCTTGCGTCGCCAGCGTGCACCTTGGTCAGTTCGAAGTCAAACTCGAGTCGGAGCGTTTCGCTGCCGACCTCGACACCGGGTCCCGATCCACTCATCGTCGGCCCGGAACCCGACGTCCTGCTCGCCCTCGATGTCGCCGACGTTCTCGACCGTCGTCTCGAGCATGGTCCGTTTGCCCAGCGTGACCGACCCGTTGGTGACCGTCGGCATCGGCGGTGACCTCGTAGTCACCTTACGACAGGAGAAACGTCTCGCTCCCGTCGGTTCTTCGGCGATCTACATCGCGATCGTCCCTTCACTCTGGGCCACCTCGCCGGCGTTACCGCGAGCGTAGAGCGCGGTGTCGGTCGCGATCACGAGTGCGCCGCGACCACGATTTCGTCCCACGCAGATCCAGTTACGCGCATCGTATAGGCTCTGGGTCCCCGCGATACACGGCTCGAGGGGCTACAAGTTATTGTCGTTCGCGGTTTCGACGACCGTCGAACCTTCTGGACGTAACGGGGGCCGTCCCTGCCGCGTTCGATGCTTCGAACGTGTCCGGACGCGGCCGGGAGCGTCGCTACTCCGCATCGGCAGTCGGTCGGGCGCGAAAAGAGATCAGATCCCCGTTATTCGTCTTCCTCGACGACCTCCGGATCGCTCATCGCGCTCTGGAGGCTGTCCAGCCCGTTGATCCACTCGGTGACGAGGCCGTATTCGAGTTCTTCGGCCATCGTCATGTCGAGTTCCTCGCCGTCGACGATGAGCGTGCCCGCCTGGGCCGCGTAGCCGAGGGCGGCGTCCAGGTCCTCTTCGGCCTCGGCGTCCGCCGCGGCACCGATGTAGTCGTTGACGCTTCCTTCCTCGGCGGGGCCGTTCGCGACGTACTCCTCGGCGGCGAAGAAGACGCAGACGAGACTCGTCTGGACGCCGTCGACGAGCAGGCGTTTCTCCTCGTCGTCGACGTCGACGTCGTCCAAGACGATCTCGCGGACGTCGGTGATCTCTTCCAGGGCCTCCTCCTGGTCGAGTTCGCCGTCGTCGTAGGCGGCGACGATCTTTGCGATGGCGATCGCGGTGTCGTCCTGCAGGTTCAACAGCAGGCGCGCCGACGATTCGTCTTCCGGATCGATGTCTTCGTCGTTGATGCGGTCGATCCAGTTCTGCCAGCGTTCCTCCGAGTAGAACTCGGTCGGGGGATTGCTCATACAGCAACCTACACCGGCCGCTTGAAATGCCTTTCTCTACCTGTGCGATCCCGAAAACGTCGTGATCGATCGTCAGAGACGACGACGGACCCGATTCTCGTCGACTCGAGCCGTCAGGAGTGGCTACGCCAGCGTCGCCTCGGTGTCGATTCCGTAGACACGTTTCGGCGTCTCGACGTGGGCGTTTCGGACGGCCTCTTCGTACCCCTCCTCGAGTAACCACGAGACGCGCCGGGGGACGGTCTTCGGACCGAGCACTGCGCCGGGTCTGTCGGGGTCGTCGACGAAGTCGGTCTCCATCAGGAACGGCTCGCCGCGCTCGGCCGCCACCTCGAGGCGGTCCTTCTCGCTCATCACGCTCGGCGTCGGCCCCTCGAGGCGGCCGGCGGCGTAGTGTTTGACGACCCTGTGTGCCGGCAGTCCCGCGTCTTCGGCCCACGCCGCGACCTCGCGCAGATCTTCGCTCGCCTCGGTGTGGAGCTGGACGGCACACTCGAGGTCGGCCCCGCGTTCGAAGGCGCGGCGCATGACGTCGTTCGAGGCGGCCCAGACGTCGTCATCGACGTCGTAGTGTGGCCGTCCCGACTTCAGGCCGAGCGCCTCGCCGCGGTCGACGTACTCCGCGGCGACGTCGATCCCACTCTGCATGATCTCGCGGGCCTCCGCGGGCGCGTAGCCGCGCTCGTCGACCAGTCGCGAGACGAGACCGGGGTGGACGCCGAGAATCGCCCACGCACGTCCCCTGAGAAGTTTCGAAGCTTCCTCGACGACCTCGATCGTTCGCTCGAACACCGGCCGGAAGTCCTCGCCGTCGTCGGCCTCGACGCCGAGGTACCAGGAGGGTTTGTTGACGACGAGCAGGTGCGTGCCGCCGACGCGCGCGAAGTCTTTGACCGCCTCGAGCCCGCGGCCGTGGTCCGGATCGAGGTGGAGGTGATCGTCGAGCACCGGCGTTCCGAGGTCGTTTGCGTCCATACGTGACGATGCGACCGGACGGGTGGAAAACGCACCGGCTTCGATCGCGGACGGTCAGGAATCGAGCGTGATCGCGTCGTCGGCGGCGTTCCGGAGGGCGTCGGAGCGGCCGTACGAGCCGGGCGCGATCGCGACCGTCTTCACCCCGGCGGCGCCCGCGTGCTCGACCGCCGGCTTGAAGTCGGTGTCTCGCGAGGCGATCGCGAGCGTGTCGAGCGTCCCGTCGGTGACGAAGGCGGTCGCGTCGACGGCCAGTTTCACGTCGACGTCACCGCTCGTGACGACGACCTCGAACCCGCGTGCTTCGGCCGCCTGGATCAGTCCCGGCGTAGCGTGTTCGTCGAGGTAGAGCCGGATGACGCCCACGCGACCGAGGTCCATCGCGGCCTGCCTGACGTCGTCTAGGTCGACGTCGAACTCGTCGCGCAGGACGTTCGGCCCGTCGACGAAGAGACCGACGGTTTGCTCGTCGTCAGAACAGAGACGGGCGCGAACGGAATCGAACATGAGGCATCGTAATCAGGGTCCGAAAATAGGTGTGACGAAAGCCGCTGGGACGCCTCTTCGAGCGAGACGGCGGTCCTGGATTCGTTCCTGACCCGCTAGGTCACGCGCGCAGCGCGCTCCCGGGAACCGTCGCCGTCGCTGGCCGTCGTGGTCTCCTCGACGACGTAGCGCTGTCCGGCCATCGGCTCGAGGAGGCTGTCGACCGGGGCCCTGTCGTCTCGCAGGACGGGGACGTCGTCGGTCGGCGGCGGCGATTCGTAGGTGTCGATCTCGTCGCCGAGGTCGAGGCCGATCTCGCGCTGCCGGTTGCGCTCGTGCAGGTCCGACTCGGTGAGCCGGCGATCGTCTTTGGTCGCGACGAGTTCGATGTTCTGGACCACTCCCGGCGTCGCCGTCGAGAAGCTGTAGACCTGCGGGTAGACCTGCGCCATCGTCTTGTACTCGGCCCGGTAGAACTGCGACGCGGGGCCGCTGGGCGCGGAGATGACGTTCGCCACGAGCACGCCGTCGTCCGAGAGGCGGTCGCTGGTCAACTGCATGAACTCGACGGTCGTCATCTCGAAGGGGACCTTGTCGCGCTTGTACGCGTCGAGGACGATCACGTCGTAGGTCTCCTCTGTCTGCTCGAGGAACTGTCGCCCGTCGCCGTTGTGGACGTTCAACTGCGACGATTCTTCGACGCCGAAGTACTGTTCGGCCGCGTCGATCACCTCGGGGTCGATCTCGACGACGTCGACGGTCGCGTCGTACTCCTCGACGAAGCGTTTCGGCCCCGTGAATCCGCCGCCGCCGACGAACAGGACGCGATCGACGTCCTCGGTCATCAGGTACGGCATGTGGAAGTAGCGGGTATACTCGAAGACGTGTCGGTTCGGATCGTCGAGGTCCATCGCGCTGTGGCGCTGCCCGTCGAGGAGCAGCGTCCTGGTGTCGCCGCGGTCGACGACCTCGAGTTCCTGGTAGGGCGTCTGGGTCTGGTAGACGATCTCGCCGTTGACGGAGTAGCCCATCGACGGCGCGCCGACGGCACCGACGAGCAACAGCGCGACCACGGCGACGGCGACCGCTGGTTTTCGGGACGGCGAGGGCAACGTGATCGCGAGCGCGGTGGCGACAAGCAGGACGCCGAAGACGAGTCCGATCAACTCGACGCTCAGCGACGGGATGAGGACGAACGTCGTCCCGAACGCGCCGACGATGCTCCCGATCGTCCCGAGGGCGTAGACGTGCCCCGAGACCTGTCCGACGCCGCGCTTCTCGGAGAGTTCCGCCGCGTAGGGGCTGATGAACCCGAGCAGGTACGTCGGCGGCCCGAACAGGAGCGTGATCGCCGGCAGCGATGCGTAGCGTGCGGGCAGCGGATACACCGACATCGAGGACAGCAACAGGTCTCCCGCGAAGATCAGCGCCGCCACGTACGCCGCCGTCGCGAGCAACAGCAGGGCCATCCGCTCGTTCGTCGCACGGATCGCCGCGCGTTTCCCGCCGACGTAGTAGCCGAGGCTCAACGCGGC
Protein-coding sequences here:
- the gcvPB gene encoding aminomethyl-transferring glycine dehydrogenase subunit GcvPB is translated as MTGDRTRYDQARWTDDGQYEPLLSEKDRTRVQIDEDDSPLPDDLTRDSLELPELSEPELARHYTRLSQMTYGIDSGPYPLGSCTMKYNPKFTEDVAALPSGAVHPDRSERSLQGTLELCYRLQDYLGRIGGMDAVTLQPPAGAAGEFTGIRVAAAYHEHNGEDHRNEVIVPESAHGTNFATAALAGYDVISLPSDEGGRVDLEALEAALSENTAALMLTNPNTLGLFERDIVEIAEMVHDVGGLLYYDGANLNALLGRARPGDMGFDVMHYNVHKTFATPHGGGGPGAGPVGVVDDLAPFLPAPRVRKTATEYELFEPEHTIGHVHGFQGNWLVLVKTFAYIARLGDEGLTDASAKAVLNANYLASQIEYDVPYEPFHHEFVASAGDQDAADVAKRMLDYGVHPPTTKWPEIVPEALMTEPTEVESKETLDQLAAAFNAVAGEDDETLETAPERSSARRIDQTSAARNPRLSWQALEEE
- the gcvPA gene encoding aminomethyl-transferring glycine dehydrogenase subunit GcvPA, with the translated sequence MHGSHTTGSPYAPHTDDDTAAMLEAVDVDSVDDLFDIPGDVRFDGEFGIDARTEAETRELVEGILEKNEDLTELLGRGHYGYYVPSLVDHLSDRAEFLTSYTQYQPEASQGFLQALFEYQSLLVELTGLEVANCSMYDAATALGEAATLADRVRDTDGHRVLVPDLLLEGRRSTLENYVAGTDLSVETYPTDDATADVDALAGEIDEDVVMVYAENPTVRGAIEENLAAIGKLATDANALFVLGSDPVALSLLQRPADVGADVVVGDASVLGLPTSYGMGLGLFATREQYLRQVPGRLVGASEDATDRRAYTLTLQTREQHIRRERATSNICTNQAWVALRSAMHAAALGPSGLVDLAKRGVTRAEELAARVDDIVGVTAPVHDRRHFREFVAHVDQPARAIADDLENLGYAVHVVGDHEIQLCVTGVSDATVDAFVEDLTEVAR
- a CDS encoding AI-2E family transporter; the encoded protein is MTDSPEPPRWVVEQPALTALALLSAALALFVALPYLQYVLFGGVLAYILLPAQRRLEEYVRSTIAAFALVVAAVLVILAPLVYVLRVALQQSTQLVSAVQEGNLDLEMVERELAANGYAVDLTAMYESYQGSITTGVERVARGVIDVVGGLPGIAIGLTITLFVCFALLRDADRLLEWLYHVMPIDDEVQQELFARLDRLMQASVVSNVVVAAIQAGMLGAGLFVLGIPAVVLLTVLTFVLTLLPLVGAFGVWLPASIYLVAVSRPVAAVALVAYGLLVTVSDTYLRPALIGQTSAFNSAIVVVGIFGGLIAFGAVGLFVGPVVVGSAKITLDLFARERTERGAGTDSSVADAAARTEPSTDAGAAGSDS
- a CDS encoding NUDIX hydrolase: MSHPHRIAPETPRVQQTLRLPVSKLESLREWATDGTGLAAAARVRDASGRIALVENSWTNGWFLPGGGVEPDERPSDAARREVREETGLDAAIESPLVVLDQTYVSERDGNEQFSARYVIYSASAEGEIPDSSQLGVTDDEISAARWFETLPEDLHDGDLLRPYL
- the hmgB gene encoding hydroxymethylglutaryl-CoA synthase, whose amino-acid sequence is MTTVGIEAVEIWTGNLKLDLPGTFAPQKGEDPEKYTKGLGLNASSFPDSYEDIVTMAANAAYRLMDRKGLEPDDVGRIDVATESAFDNSKPVSTYVAGCLEEVFDGDFHHANKGERKFACIAGTQSLDDACNWIRAGRNRGRGALVIATDTALYARGDAGEATQGAGAIAMYITEDPSLVELSIEQGYGSADETDFLKPNQQFPSVDGKRSVQVYLARMREALEDYESVAGDTHPDDFAFIPFHTPFPGMVRKAALLGYRHMTRDTAIEEELAEEIGRQPRAEAFDDDEGFHDALREYMDALKGTDRYQEWYARTIDPTLTISREVGNWYTGSVHVARVSALKHALENGEDVTGEQFIVGSYGSGAQAEIHAETVQDGWKDEIASLNVDEQLEARYELTWEDYEEIHDAHNHEMDVDIEPRTAPDGEFVFDGWGRMGERKYRYVD